DNA sequence from the Streptomyces tsukubensis genome:
CCAGTGCCGCTGTGCGCCGACGTCAATGTCAGCAGGGGATGTCAGATCACCTGGTTCGGCATCTGCAGAAGATCGGCCGCCTTGAGCGGTCGCGACAAGGCTTCCGCCGCGCGCCTGTCAGCTGCATGCTTTTGCGCAATCGAGACCCGCAGTTCCCCGGGAGTCGGCCACGGAGCGCGCCGGTGGATCATGCGGTGACAGTTGGCACATATGAGGGCGAGATCGCTGAGCTTAGTTCGCCCCTCGCCCGCTTCGTGCAGCGGTACGACATGGTGGCATTCGATGTATCCGGCACCACGGTCGCCGTAGACCTGCTCGAAGTCGAACCCACACGCCTCGCACTCCAGCGGCATGCCACGCTGGAGCACGGAAGCGATCTTCTTCTTGCGCAGGCTCTTGCTGCGCTCGCGAGCCTGATGCCGACGCATGAGGAGCCGCCCCTCGGGAGCGCTGTAGTCGTCGAGTTCCTCGTCCTCAGTTGGCGGAAGTCGCTGCAAGTCGCCGATCGTAATGCCCTGGCGGATGAGCCGTGCAACCCCGGCCATCTGGTCAGGGCGGGCGAGAAACTCCATCAGCACCGCAACGTCGAGAGCGCCGCCATTGGTGGGCTTGCCCTGATACTCCGGATGCCGCGTGGCGATGTCGAACGTCTTGCGCGCCACTCCATTCGGGTTGCGGAACTTCTCGTTGCGCTCCACCTCGGCATGAAGGGGAAGCAACTGAAGCAGTCCTGACAACTCGACCACTCTGGCGTCCTGAGCATCAAGCCCCTTCCAGCCATTCTCCATCACGAGCTGGCAGGCAAGGATGATCTCGTCCCGGGCCCAATCAGGGTTCTTGACGGCCTTGACCTGGAAGCCGGCCCGCTTCAGCCATGCTGCGGCGTGCTCCTTGCCTCCACTGAACTCGTCAGCTCTGAGGGCTCGCCCCTGATCCCACTGATGCGCCACACCGGCTATGGCTTTGGAGTCATACTCCCGCCCGTTGTGCACGACAACGTACGACCGAGCCTCGCCGAAGCCGTACCGCGCCAGGAACTCGTACCGCCCCAGCTCGTCGTACTCCGCAATGGCCTTGAGTACGGATCCCTGTGTGATCGCTCCTCTGCGCATGGCGGAAGCGTACGACCCACTGCTGACAGTCCCCTGCCAATCGACGCAGCGCGACGAGGCTGCTCTGCACCATGCGCCCGGGTATACACCGGATGCCCTCTTGCGTAACTCAGAGCCAGCCTGCACGGTTTCGTTGAATGCTGCTCGGCACTCAGGTGTCCCCAGGGGGAAGGGCGGTAGGCCATGAGGACGGTAACAGCGTGGGCGGAGAAAACTTTTGGTGACGCCGCCAGCCAGCTGACTCACCTGATCCCCGCCAGCCTGGTCCGAGCACATGACAGGGCCCGAAGCGGGCACGAAGGGGTACAGACTCAGACTCTGGAGGCGTACGGACACGGCCTCTACGCCGCCCAGTACGAGGAGCTGGAAGTCAGCCTCGCCCCGCTCTCTGCGGCCGCCCCGGTGCGCCTACAGGGACGAACGCTCATGCTCCTGGGCGACCAGTTGATCTATCCGCTCCGCTACGCGAAGAGAGACGTACCCGTCACGGCGGCACGGCTACGGCGGGCCACGGGCCTTCGCGCGGACCTCATACGCCGACACGGCCCTGAACCCATGCAGCAGGCCTTCGATCTCGGCTTCGAAGAGCCCGACGAGCTCGATCCGCACCCCGACCTCGCCTTGCTGTCAAAGAATGTCAAGCTCGTCCTCGTCGCCTACGCCTGCTCCATGGTTCAAGGCGTCATGCGCATCGAGTGGGGCTCTGCAGAACTGCGCCAAGAGGACCGCCACCTCATCTGGCACCACCACGAGCCGCTACCCCTGATCACCTAGGGTCAAAGGCCCCAGACCATGATCGGTCCGGGGCCTTTGTCGTGGTTACTCCTGGTGGGCTCGGACGGTTTCGAACCGCTGGCATCTGCTTTGCGAGTTCGATCGTTCGTCGGCGCGACTAGGGAACCACCTGGGCGTGCAAGCCGTACCTGGGCGCCCAGGTTTGCTGATGTCCGGCATCGTTGATGTCACTCATGGATATCAGAACGGAGTAACAACGCGCGCCTGCTGGCACGATGGTCCCGTGGTGAACCTGGAGCGCATCAAAGCAGAGACCGCGACGTACTTCCGAGTACTCGACGAGACTGCCATCCTGCGACACCACTTCCGCCACGCTGATGACGAGGGCAGTCTCTGGTACTTCGAGAATGTCCCGGAGCATGGTGAGTTGATCGTCATCAAGCAGGCCGAGTTGACTTCGGCCGGCCGGCTCCACCGCTACTGCTGGGAACACTTGGAGGACGAATACGGCGGTCTGACAGACCAAGCCATCGACCCTGAAGAGGATCCGATGGAGGCGATACCGGCTGAAGAGTTCCAGCAAGTGTGGATGCGGTGAGCTGGCTGGGCCTGAGGCGAGAGGGAGGCAGCTCCATCGTTGATCTGTCACTGCTTGTTGACCATGGTCAGCCTGGAGTGGCCCCGCACGACCCAAGGACGGCCCAGATTTTCGGGTGAGGAGGGGCCTGCCGGTTCCGCACTCGCGCGGGTTCGGCCAGCTCCACGGTGATGGAGATCCTCGGGCACAGTCAGATCGCGGTCACCATGAACGTGTATACCCACGTCGTGCAGGACACCCAGCGGGAGGCCGTGAGCCATATGGACCGGCTGCTCAGGAGGCGTCCCGTCCGTGAATGATCACGGACGTTGATGTCAGATACGGATGTCAAAGGCCCCGGACCATGATCGGTCCGGGGCCTTTGTCCTGGTGGGCGCGGACGGTTTCGAACCGCCGACATCTGCTTTGTAAGAGCAGCGCTCTACCCCTGAGCTACGCACCCGTGGATGAGAGAACAGCCTACATGGCGCAGCGGGGCCGACCGCAAACGCGTTCCCGCGGGGGTGGTGGGGAGGGGGGGTAGCCCTACCGCGGATGCGGTGGGTCGCCGGATCGTGAGGGAGGACCGGGCGATCTAGCTTTGGGGGAAATGGTGGATCGGCAGGGGGAAGGACTCGTTATGGACGGCCGTGCCGCCCGGGGAATCGTGGCGATCGGGGTGGGGGGTGTGCTGGTGTTCGGGGTCGTGGGGTGCGGGGCCGCCGATGCGGAGGGGGCTCCCGTGGAGCGGAAGTCCTTCGCCGTCGTCGGGAAGGAGCTGACCGTCGATGTGGACGACTCCGATGTGACGCTCGTGCCCGGGGACGGCGACCAGGTGAAGGTCACCCGGCAGGTCGACGGGTGGGCGGTGGTGGGGGGCGGGCCCGATCCGCAGTGGCGGATGGAGGACGGGCGGCTGATCCTGCGCACCAACTGCGACGGGTTCGTCGGCGACTGCGACTCCCGGCACACCGTGGAGGTGCCCAAAGGAGTCGCCGTCACCGTGGACCACGACAACGGGAAGGTGAACGCCTCCGCGTTCGCCGCTCCCCTCAAGATCTCCTCGGACAACGGCGACGTGACCGTCAGAGGCACCACCGGTGATCTGCGGCTCAGTACGTCGAACGGGGATGTCCGGCTGGAGGACGTCAGCTCCCGGGAGGTGAACGTCAAGAGCGACAACGGCAAGGTGAAGGTGCGGATGAAGACGGCCGCCGAGAAGCTGGAGGCCGTCACCGACAACGGGGACATCGTGGTGGAGCTGCCGTCCGCCGGGGCTCCGTACGCGGTCAATTCGAATGCCGACAACGGGTCCCGGAAGATACGCCTGTCCGACGCCGAGCAGGACGACAGCAGTCCGCGCAAGGTGCGGGCGGAGAGCAACAACGGTGATGTGACCGTACGGCTCAAGGGGTAACCGAACGGCCCGTGTGTGCGTCCGTACCAGGTGGGACAATGGTCCGACCGGGTACGGCGACACGGCACGGGAGAGGGTAGTGACGGCGACACACGCGCGGCAGCGGACCTCGGCCACAGCGAGTGCCGTCAGTGCCGTCAAGGATGTGCTCCGGCTTGTGCTGCTGCCCGTGCCGCTGTTCGCCGGGGCGCTGGCGGGGGCCTTCGCCGGCGGGGGGACGCGCCGCTGGTTCGGGGGGCGCGGGGAGAGTCTGCGGGCCGATGCGCAGGCCGCGAAGGACGCCGCGGCCGCCGCCTTCTACGAACTGGACAGTGCCCAGCGCGAGCTGCGGATCTCCATCGAGACGATCACCGCGGTGGACGATTCGCCGACCACCCGGCGGGCCGCGGAGGGGTTCGCGGCGCTGGGGCAGCGGATCGACGAGGCCAGCGGGCGGTACATCACCGCGGTCGACGCCCACGATCTCGACCGGGACGATCTCGACGCCTCCGTCGCCGCCCGGGCCCGGACCGAGCTGAACCGGGCCAAGGACGAGCTGGTCTCGGTCAAGGCCGAGCTGGACCGGTTCGGGGAGGGACTGGGGCCGCTGCTCGACAAGGCCGAGACCCGGCTCGCCCGGCTGCTGCCCGCCACCGAGCGGGCCAGGGCGGCCCTGCTCGCCGCGAGCAACGCCCTGGACGAGGCGCGCGGCTCCGGGCTGCGGGCTGATGATCTCGCCGCCCGGCTGGCCCGGCTCGGCCCCGAGCTGACCAAGCTCAACCAGGGCGCCGGGCGCCACGGCGTCACCGAGACGCTGCACCGTGCCGACCAGGTTCTGCGCGAGGCCGAAGCGGTCCGGGCCGATGCCGAGAAGCTGCCCTCCCTCGCCGCCGACACCGACAAGCGCCTGGTCTCCCTCCGTACCCGGGCCCAGGCCCTCACCACCCGTGCCCAGGGCGTCGAACCGGTCCTCAGCGAACTGCGCCGCCGCTACTCCGCTGCCTGCTGGCAGGACCTCCAGCCGGTGCCCGAGCGGGCCGCCGCCGATATTCGGCTCGCCGAGCAGCGGCTCACGGAGGCCGCAGCCGCCCGCGACGAGCAGCGCTGGCCCGATGTCACCGCGCTGCTCGGGACCGTGCGCGCCCTGCTGAACAGCACGGACGAGGCGATCTCCGCCGCCCGTGAGCGGCTGGAGCGGCTGGACGCCGTCGCCCGGGACCGGCGGCCGGAGATCGACCGCACCCGCTTTGCGCTCCGTGACGCCCAGCGCCTCGCCATGGCCGGGCGCGACCGGCCCGACCCCCGGCACGCCCGGCCGCTGGACGAGGCGGTCGCCCGGCTCGACCGGGCCGTCGCCTCCCTGGAGGGCCGGCACCCGGACTACTGGCACTTCCTCACCGAGGCGGAGGCCGTCCGGCGGACCGCCGCCCGGACCGTGGAGCAGATCCGCGAGGAGCGGGCCGCGGGCTGAGCCCCAGGACCGCCGGGCCGCCGGGCCGCCGGGCCGCCGGGCCGCCGGGCCGCCGGGCCCCTGATTTGAAGGGGCGGCGCTGCGGGCGGATGCTGGGAGGTACGAGTACGCGAAACGGTTCGTACCCGAGGAGGCCGCTCATGGCCGCACATGTACTGCCCCACAGGACCCGGCAGCCGCGGAACCGCCCGCGCGCCACACTCGACGAGCATCTGCCCGTCGACCACCGGCTCAGCCGCGTCTACCGGATCGGCGCGGGAGTGATGGGCGCGTTCCTGGTCGCCTTCGGCATCCTGGGGCTGGTCGACAAGATCGGCTTCTTCAACACCCACGGCGCGACTGTCATCGGCCTGAACACCAACGGCGCCCTGAGCGTGCTGTCGATCTGCGTGGGTGCGCTGCTCCTCTTCGGGATGCTGAAGGGCGGCAACTTCGCCTCGACCCTCAACATGGTCCTCGGCATCCTCTTCATCGCCAGCGGCTTCATCAATCTCGCCCTGCTGGACACCAGCTTCAATCCCTTCGCGTTCAAGATTCAGAACGTGCTGTTCAGCTTTGTGGTGGGGCTGCTGCTGATGTTCTTCGGCATGTACGGGCGGGTCAGCTCGACGCTTCCGCACGACAACCCGTACTGGAAGGCCCGCCATCCCCAGGAGGCCGAGGACGAGGCCCGGGCCGCGCGGGCCCGTGGATCGGCGGTTTCCACCGGGGTCCACGATTCCGGGGGCGGCGCGTAACGGGACAGCCCCTTAACCTTGGCGCATGCCCCGATACGAGTTCCGCTGCCGCACCTGTGACGACACCTTCGAGATCGACCGGCCGATGGCCCGCTCCGGCGAGCCCGCGAGCTGCCCCGACGGGCACGACGACACGGTGAAGCTGCTCTCCGCGGTCGCCGTGGGCGGTACGGCCACGGGTGCGCCGCGCGCCGCCGCTTCCGGTGGCGGTGGCGGGGGCTGCTGCGGTGGCGGCTGCTGCGGCTGAACCCCGGCCGGGCCCGTCCCCCGTCGGGTACGAGGGTGGGCGTACGGGCCCGCCGTCAGGTGCCGAGATAGCGCAGGACCGCCATCACCCGGCGCGAGTAGCCCGCCGTCCGGGTCAGCTCCAGCTTGTCGAAGATCGCGTTGATGTGCTTCTCGACCGCGCTCTGCGAGACGTACAGCCGTTCCGCGATCGCGCGGTTGGCGTGCCCCTGGGCCATCTCCGCCAGGACCTCCCGCTCCCTGGCCGTCAGCCGGGCGAGCGGGTCCGTCCTGGTGCTGCGGGCCATCAGCCGCCGGACGACCTCCGGGTCGAAGGCGGCCCGGCCGCGCCCCACCCGGTCCAGTGCGTCGAGGAACTCGTCGATCTCGACGACCCGGTCCTTCAGCAGATAGCCCACGCCCCGGGACTCCCCGCTCAGCAGCTCGTTGGCGTACCGCCGCTCCACGTACTGCGAGAGCACCAGCACCCCCACCTCGGGCCGGCGGCGGCGGATCTCCAGTGCCGCCCGCAGTCCCTCGTCGGTGTGCGTCGGGGGCATCCGGACATCGGCGACGACCACATCGGGCGCCCCGGCTTCGACCGCGGCGAGCAGCGCCTCGCCGTCGCCCACGGCCGCGACGACCTCGTGCCCCTCCTCGGCCAGCAGCCTGACGAGTCCCTCCCGCAGCAGGGTCGAATCCTCGGCGACGACTATGCGCACGGCAGCTCCGCGGTGATGGTGGTGGGTCCGCCGGGCGGGCTGTGCACCGCGAACCGGCCGTCGAGGGCGGCGACCCGGCGCGCCAGCCCGGTGAGTCCGCCGCCCGCCGGATCGGCGCCGCCGCGACCGTCGTCCTCGACGAGCAGTCCGAACGTGCCCCCGCCCCCGCCGTCGTTTCCGTTGCCGCTTCCGGCCCGGTGGACACGGACGCGGATCCGGGTGGCGTCCGCATGTTTGACGACATTGGTCACGGCTTCCGAGACGACGAAGTACAGCACCGTCGCGGCACGGCGGGCGGGCGGCCGGCCCCCGTCGTCGTAACCGAGGTCGACGGGGAGCGGGCTGCGTTCGGCGACGCTCTCCAGCGCCACGGAAAGACCGGCTTCGTCGAGCACGGCGGGGTGCACCCGCCAGGCGACCTCCCGCAGCTCGGCCAGCGCCCGCCGGTTCTCCTCCTGGGCCTGGCGGAGGAGCCGCCCGGCGCGTTCGGGGTCGGTGCTGCGCCGGGCCCGGCCCAGCAGGATCCCGAGGGCGACGAGCTGCTGCTGGACGCCGTCGTGGAGATCGCGTTCGATCCGGCGCCGCTCCTCGTCGACGGCGTCGACGACCTCGGAGCGGCTGGTGGCGAGCTCGTCGATACGGCGCCGGAGGGCCGCGTGCGGTCCGGGGCCGAGCACCCGGCGGACGAGCCCGGCCTCCAGCAGGACCGTGCCGTAGACGCCCTGGGCGGTGAGGACCAGCAGGAACGCCCCGAGGAGCCCGGTGCCGATCGCCTCCAGCGGATAGTCCACGAGGATCACGAACCAGCCGAGCAGCCCGACGAGAAACCAGAACAGTCCCGTCGCCATCAGCGCCAGGACCATTCCGCCGAGAAGGCCGAGGGGGATGCGGTACAGGGTGTAGCGGAGCGCGTCGGCGGGCGAGTAGCCGGCCGGGGGCACGATTCCGCAGAACGTCTCCAGCCTGCGCAGCTCGGCCCGGGCCACCCGGGCGCCGACGGCGGTCAGCGGGCGCAGGACGGCCCGGCGGGCCCCCGGGAGGGCAAGGACCGTCAGGAGCGCCAGTCCGGCGGGTACGGCGGCGAGCAGGCCCGCCAGCGCGGTCAGCGCCCCGATCGCGAGCCCTGCGAGGGCCCTGCCTCCGCGGACCGCGAGCCGCCGGAGGGAGGCGTCGCGGTGTGAGGGGGCGGGTACGGGAACGGGCCCCTCGGCCCTTCCGGCGTCTCCGGCACTTCCGATGGCTCCAGTGCCTCCAGTGCCGTCGGCCGTTTCCGTCTCCCCCATGCCCGTCACGCCCCCTCCGCCCCCTGCGTCCCCTGCGTCCCCTGCGTCCCACAGATCTGCCAGATCTGTAGCGGCTTGCCCGGTTCCTTCCCTGGGACCGGCCCCGCCCGGTTCCGGCGCATCACCCTAGCCAGCGTGACCCCACCGGCACACTGCGGTAAACCGCAGGTCAGTCTGTGGGGGGCTTCAGACTGTCTTCAGCCGGCATTCATTACCTTTGATACATGGACCCCATGATCGTGACCGCCGCCGCGCCGATCGAGAGCAGTGCTCCGGGCTGGATCAACAGCCTCATGGACACCCTCGGCGCACCGGGTGCTGGCATCGCCATCGCCCTGGAGAACCTCTTTCCACCGCTCCCCAGTGAAGTGATTCTTCCGCTCGCCGGCTTCGCGTCCAGCACGGGTCAGATGAACCTCGTCGCCGCACTGATCTGGACCACGATCGGTTCGGTCGTCGGAGCGTGGGCGCTGTACGGGGTCGGGGCGGCACTCGGCCGGGACCGTACGGTGGCGATCGCGTCCAAGCTTCCGCTGCTGAAGGTCTCGGACATCGAGAAGACGGAGGCCTGGTTCATCAAGCACGGCCCGAAGGCGGTCTTCTTCGGGCGCATGATCCCGATCTTCCGCTCGCTGATATCCGTCCCCGCGGGGGTGGAGCGGATGTCGCTCCCCCTGTTCCTGGGGCTGACGACGCTCGGCAGCGCGATCTGGAACACCGTCTTCGTCATGGCCGGGTATCTGCTCGGCGAGAACTGGGAGTCCGTGACGGGGTACGTCTCCACCTACTCCAAGCTGGTCCTGGTCGGGGCCGTACTCGCGGTCGTGGGGTTCTTCGTGGTCCGGCTGCTGAAGTCGGGTTCGGGCAGCCGGCGCCGGGCCTGACGAAAGAAGACGGACGGAGACAAGCGACGACAGGCGCAGGCTGACGGGAGTACGCGGAGGTACGCAGAAGGGGCCGTCCCTCGGGGGGACGGCCCCTTCTCCGCTGTCCGCCCGGCGCTACGGCGCCAGGAACCTGCGGAGGATCTCCTCGCCCGCCACGACCCCGGTTTCCGCCAGGGCCGTGACCCGCGGTCCCGACCAGCCGGCCGCCGCCAGCTCGCCGTGCCCCGGCCGCCATGCCCGGTCCGCCGCCAGCAGCAGATCCGCGTCCAGCAGGGAGTCCCCGGCCGCGAGGATCTCGCCGGTGCCCGCCCGCCGGGCCACCTCCCGTACCGCCGCGCTCTTCGTCAGCGGCTTCGGTACGGCGTAGATCTTCCGGCCCTGGAGGGAGACGGACCAGCCCCGGGGCTCGGCCCAGCCCGCCAGCTCTTTGGCCCAGCCCTCGGGCAGCAGCGACCGGTCGACGACGAGATAGGCGAACAGGTCCTCGGCCACCCGCTCCTTCAGCACCCACGCGGGGTCGGCGGCGGCCAGCAGATGGGCCCGGACCTCGGCCAGGGGGGCGCATTCGCCGTCCAGCCGGGCGGTGACGGCCCGCTGCCACGCGGGGTCGGAGACACCGTCGACGAGGATGTGCCCGCCGTTGGCGCAGACCGCGTAGGCGGGCGGCGGGCCGGGCAGCCTGATCCGTCCGTACTGCTCGCGGGTGCGGGTGGTGGTGGGCACGAACACCGTCTCGGCGGCCACCCGCGCCAGCAGCCCGGCCGCGGTCTCGGTGACATACGACAGCGGTTTGGCCTGGTAGACCTCGACGCACAGCAGCCGGGGCGCGAGCGCGTCGGGGCCGGTGAGCCGGAGGGCGGCGGCCGAGTAGATCAGCGTACGGTCGAGGTCGCTGGCGACCAGCCTGGCGACGGGTGTGCCGGTCACGGGGCGGTCACCGCCTTGCCGTCGGCGCCGGTGGCCCCGCGGGTGTAGCGGGGGTGGATCAGCCCGACACAGGTGTACGGCAGCCGGTCGACCTCCTCGACGGGCACGCCCCGCTGTTCCGCCAGGAGCCGTACGTGGTCGAGGTCGGGTCCGGCCCCGGCGCGGGCGAGGATCTTCCACGGGACGCGGCGGAGCAGCACCCGGGTCGTCTCGCCGACCCCCGGTTTCACCAGGTTGACGTCGTGGATGCCGTACTCCTCGCTGATCCGCTCGACGGCGGCCCAGCCCTCCCAGGTGGGGGTGCGGTCGGTCGACAGCAGTTCCTTGACCTCGATGGCGACGGCGGCGGCGACCTCGTCGAAACGGGCGGCAATGGTGTCGACGAAGTGGGCGGAGACGTCGGAGCCGAGCAGTTCCCGGTAGTACTTGGCGCCGTGGTAGTCGTCCGGGCCGACCAGATCGGCCCGGAGGACGGTCCGCGATATCAGCCCGGAGACGGTGGAGTTGAGGCAGGCGGAGGGGATGAGGAAGTCCTCGCGGGTGCCGTAGGTGGCGACGCAGCTCCCCGGGTCGGCGAGGACCGCGATCCGCGGGTCGAAGCCCTCGGACTCCCCGATGGCGGCGGCCAGCTCGCGGGTGATCGCGCCCTTCCCGGTCCAGCCGTCGACGAAGACGACGTCCGCCGGGTCGTGGTGGTCGCGCAGCCAGCGCAGCGCGTTGGCGTCGATGCCCCGGCCCCGGACGATGGAGACGGCGTAGTGCGGCAGGTCGAGGCCGTGGCGCTGCCGGGCCCAGCGGCGCATCAGGATGCCGACGGGGGTGCCGGCCCGGGCCAGGGAGACCAGGACGGGCCGGGGCGAGCGCTCGGCGAGCACGGTCTCGGTGACGGTGCCGACCGCGCGGGCGATGCGGACGGCGGATTCGTCCAGGGCGCGCTGGAAGAGCCGCTGGTAGTCGGCGCTGGGCTGGTACTCGACCGGCAGCGATTCGGCGTAGTGGGCGCCGCCGTTCTGGATGGCCTCCTCGCGCTCCTCGGTGGGGGCTTCGAGCCGGGTGTCCGACAGGTCCTGGAGCAGCCAGCCGACGTCGTCGGGCGCATAGGACGAGAAGGCGGGGCCGCGGAGCGGCTCGGCGAGCATGGATGCCCTTTCCTGGACGGCCGGGGGTACGGGGAGGTGGCTGGGGACCACGGCGAGCAGCACGTGCGGGGTGTGCGCGGCGAGCGCGGCGAGCAGCCCGTCGGGGGCGTGCAGTGCGGGTGTGTCGGCGACCGAGTCGACGACGGCGACGACGGCGTCGAAGCCGCCGCCCGCGACGTTGTAGGCGTAGCGGTCGCCGGGGCCGTCGGCCGGGTCGTCGTGGGCGGGGAAGGTGATCCGGGTACGGATGGCGTAGCCCGGGTCGTCGACGGCGAGGACGGGTGACCGGGTGGTCGTCGAGTAGCGCACCTCGGCGTCGAGGGCGCTCTCCAGGGCGGTGGCCAGGCGCAGGGGCGCGTACATCAGCTCCTCGAAGCCGAGGACGAGCACGCGGGCGCGTCCGCGGCGCCGGGTGCGGCCGGGGGCCGGGGTCGCCGCGGGGTCGCCGGAGGCCGGGCCGCCGGTCGCGGGGGCATCAGGGTCCCGTACGGCCGCGGGGCCACCGGGCTCCGGTACGGCCGCGAGGGCGCCGGGGTCCCGTACGACCGCGGAAGCATCAGGATCCTGTACGGCCCCG
Encoded proteins:
- a CDS encoding HNH endonuclease; translation: MRRGAITQGSVLKAIAEYDELGRYEFLARYGFGEARSYVVVHNGREYDSKAIAGVAHQWDQGRALRADEFSGGKEHAAAWLKRAGFQVKAVKNPDWARDEIILACQLVMENGWKGLDAQDARVVELSGLLQLLPLHAEVERNEKFRNPNGVARKTFDIATRHPEYQGKPTNGGALDVAVLMEFLARPDQMAGVARLIRQGITIGDLQRLPPTEDEELDDYSAPEGRLLMRRHQARERSKSLRKKKIASVLQRGMPLECEACGFDFEQVYGDRGAGYIECHHVVPLHEAGEGRTKLSDLALICANCHRMIHRRAPWPTPGELRVSIAQKHAADRRAAEALSRPLKAADLLQMPNQVI
- a CDS encoding DUF4097 family beta strand repeat-containing protein, translating into MDGRAARGIVAIGVGGVLVFGVVGCGAADAEGAPVERKSFAVVGKELTVDVDDSDVTLVPGDGDQVKVTRQVDGWAVVGGGPDPQWRMEDGRLILRTNCDGFVGDCDSRHTVEVPKGVAVTVDHDNGKVNASAFAAPLKISSDNGDVTVRGTTGDLRLSTSNGDVRLEDVSSREVNVKSDNGKVKVRMKTAAEKLEAVTDNGDIVVELPSAGAPYAVNSNADNGSRKIRLSDAEQDDSSPRKVRAESNNGDVTVRLKG
- a CDS encoding DUF4383 domain-containing protein, whose product is MAAHVLPHRTRQPRNRPRATLDEHLPVDHRLSRVYRIGAGVMGAFLVAFGILGLVDKIGFFNTHGATVIGLNTNGALSVLSICVGALLLFGMLKGGNFASTLNMVLGILFIASGFINLALLDTSFNPFAFKIQNVLFSFVVGLLLMFFGMYGRVSSTLPHDNPYWKARHPQEAEDEARAARARGSAVSTGVHDSGGGA
- a CDS encoding FmdB family zinc ribbon protein — translated: MPRYEFRCRTCDDTFEIDRPMARSGEPASCPDGHDDTVKLLSAVAVGGTATGAPRAAASGGGGGGCCGGGCCG
- a CDS encoding response regulator transcription factor, coding for MRIVVAEDSTLLREGLVRLLAEEGHEVVAAVGDGEALLAAVEAGAPDVVVADVRMPPTHTDEGLRAALEIRRRRPEVGVLVLSQYVERRYANELLSGESRGVGYLLKDRVVEIDEFLDALDRVGRGRAAFDPEVVRRLMARSTRTDPLARLTAREREVLAEMAQGHANRAIAERLYVSQSAVEKHINAIFDKLELTRTAGYSRRVMAVLRYLGT
- a CDS encoding sensor histidine kinase, translating into MGETETADGTGGTGAIGSAGDAGRAEGPVPVPAPSHRDASLRRLAVRGGRALAGLAIGALTALAGLLAAVPAGLALLTVLALPGARRAVLRPLTAVGARVARAELRRLETFCGIVPPAGYSPADALRYTLYRIPLGLLGGMVLALMATGLFWFLVGLLGWFVILVDYPLEAIGTGLLGAFLLVLTAQGVYGTVLLEAGLVRRVLGPGPHAALRRRIDELATSRSEVVDAVDEERRRIERDLHDGVQQQLVALGILLGRARRSTDPERAGRLLRQAQEENRRALAELREVAWRVHPAVLDEAGLSVALESVAERSPLPVDLGYDDGGRPPARRAATVLYFVVSEAVTNVVKHADATRIRVRVHRAGSGNGNDGGGGGTFGLLVEDDGRGGADPAGGGLTGLARRVAALDGRFAVHSPPGGPTTITAELPCA
- a CDS encoding DedA family protein, yielding MIVTAAAPIESSAPGWINSLMDTLGAPGAGIAIALENLFPPLPSEVILPLAGFASSTGQMNLVAALIWTTIGSVVGAWALYGVGAALGRDRTVAIASKLPLLKVSDIEKTEAWFIKHGPKAVFFGRMIPIFRSLISVPAGVERMSLPLFLGLTTLGSAIWNTVFVMAGYLLGENWESVTGYVSTYSKLVLVGAVLAVVGFFVVRLLKSGSGSRRRA
- a CDS encoding HAD family hydrolase — its product is MTGTPVARLVASDLDRTLIYSAAALRLTGPDALAPRLLCVEVYQAKPLSYVTETAAGLLARVAAETVFVPTTTRTREQYGRIRLPGPPPAYAVCANGGHILVDGVSDPAWQRAVTARLDGECAPLAEVRAHLLAAADPAWVLKERVAEDLFAYLVVDRSLLPEGWAKELAGWAEPRGWSVSLQGRKIYAVPKPLTKSAAVREVARRAGTGEILAAGDSLLDADLLLAADRAWRPGHGELAAAGWSGPRVTALAETGVVAGEEILRRFLAP
- a CDS encoding phosphoribosyltransferase, yielding MVWSGRWVAERLGVGLDGDEELRSLLGLALRRNPKRAHLLVSNVLGKHVPQSPALVYESGRGLGVRVRALLGDEEAARAVVLGYAETATGLGHAVADGLGLAPYLHSTRRPVPGVAAAGGFEESHSHHTSHLLLPENPELLAGAGPLVLVDDEFSTGNTVLNTVRALHERYPRDRYVIVALVDMRAPADRERLTAFAAALGARVDLIALASGTVTLPDGVLEKGRALVERWSAPDRTPAGADGAPPGTVRRVELPWPEGLPDGGRHGFLPAHRGTLEAALPRLAAALADALPGAVRDPGASGAVQDPDASAVVRDPGALAAVPEPGGPAAVRDPDAPATGGPASGDPAATPAPGRTRRRGRARVLVLGFEELMYAPLRLATALESALDAEVRYSTTTRSPVLAVDDPGYAIRTRITFPAHDDPADGPGDRYAYNVAGGGFDAVVAVVDSVADTPALHAPDGLLAALAAHTPHVLLAVVPSHLPVPPAVQERASMLAEPLRGPAFSSYAPDDVGWLLQDLSDTRLEAPTEEREEAIQNGGAHYAESLPVEYQPSADYQRLFQRALDESAVRIARAVGTVTETVLAERSPRPVLVSLARAGTPVGILMRRWARQRHGLDLPHYAVSIVRGRGIDANALRWLRDHHDPADVVFVDGWTGKGAITRELAAAIGESEGFDPRIAVLADPGSCVATYGTREDFLIPSACLNSTVSGLISRTVLRADLVGPDDYHGAKYYRELLGSDVSAHFVDTIAARFDEVAAAVAIEVKELLSTDRTPTWEGWAAVERISEEYGIHDVNLVKPGVGETTRVLLRRVPWKILARAGAGPDLDHVRLLAEQRGVPVEEVDRLPYTCVGLIHPRYTRGATGADGKAVTAP